One genomic region from Chitinophagaceae bacterium encodes:
- a CDS encoding response regulator, translating into MKSAHILLVEDNEGDIILTIEALEERKIINRVDVVKNGKEALDYLFQKGKYVNQQAPDLILLDVNLPKKNGHEVLEVIKSNKKTKKIPVIMLTTSSSKTDIDLSYEHHANCYITKPVEMSEFLSAIYTIEDFWFQLVKLPKGNA; encoded by the coding sequence ATGAAGAGCGCTCACATACTTCTTGTAGAAGATAATGAAGGAGATATAATTTTAACTATTGAAGCTCTGGAAGAAAGAAAAATCATCAATAGAGTAGATGTTGTAAAAAACGGGAAGGAAGCTTTGGATTATTTATTTCAAAAAGGTAAATATGTTAATCAACAAGCACCCGATTTGATTCTGCTCGACGTGAATTTACCTAAAAAAAATGGTCACGAAGTATTAGAAGTCATTAAAAGTAATAAAAAAACAAAAAAAATACCGGTTATTATGCTAACCACATCTTCCTCTAAAACCGATATAGATTTGTCTTATGAGCATCATGCAAACTGCTACATCACAAAGCCTGTCGAAATGAGTGAATTCCTGAGTGCTATTTATACTATAGAAGATTTTTGGTTTCAGCTTGTTAAACTTCCAAAAGGAAACGCTTAA
- a CDS encoding PAS domain S-box protein — protein MTFQENVYKILVVEDNPGDFLLVEEYIEEYMPNAEITHVKKFKECLNKLDNKNYFFDIILLDLSLPDVTKEIITQKAGLISEITPVIILTGYTDLDFATNSLSLGFSDYLIKDTINALILYKSILYALERHRFVQSLRESEKRYVNLFHSSPAPMWVSDAKTKGFLDVNKATIKHYGYTKEEFLEMTESDIKPKDNLLFKKLKIKPAIRNNLLTIEPICHQKKDKSIIFVEIIKNSIHFKDKKAEIVIATDVTERTFHLKEIDQQNSRLREIAWTQSHVVRAPVARLLGLVDLLKTNMIKDSEREKVLELLYASASDIDNITKDIVEKSQVVLKSDLPNYPETKK, from the coding sequence ATGACATTTCAAGAGAATGTATATAAAATCTTAGTGGTAGAAGACAACCCGGGAGATTTTCTGCTTGTAGAAGAATATATTGAAGAGTATATGCCGAACGCAGAAATTACTCATGTAAAAAAGTTTAAAGAGTGCCTGAATAAGCTCGATAATAAAAACTATTTTTTTGATATTATTTTGCTGGATCTCTCACTCCCGGATGTTACTAAAGAAATCATTACACAAAAAGCCGGACTTATAAGTGAAATTACTCCTGTAATAATCTTAACCGGCTATACAGATTTAGATTTTGCAACAAATTCATTGTCTTTAGGATTTTCAGATTATCTAATTAAAGATACTATCAATGCTTTGATTTTGTACAAAAGCATTCTTTACGCATTGGAAAGACATCGCTTTGTTCAGTCTTTACGTGAATCTGAAAAAAGGTATGTGAATTTATTTCATTCAAGTCCTGCTCCAATGTGGGTAAGTGATGCAAAAACAAAAGGCTTCTTAGACGTAAACAAAGCTACCATTAAACACTATGGCTATACCAAAGAAGAATTTCTGGAAATGACTGAAAGTGACATTAAGCCTAAGGACAATTTACTTTTTAAAAAATTGAAAATAAAACCTGCCATCAGAAATAACCTGCTGACTATTGAGCCGATCTGCCACCAAAAGAAAGATAAAAGCATCATTTTTGTTGAAATTATCAAAAACAGCATACATTTTAAAGATAAAAAAGCTGAAATAGTCATTGCCACAGATGTAACAGAGAGGACTTTTCATTTAAAAGAAATAGACCAACAAAATAGTAGATTACGTGAAATAGCCTGGACACAATCGCATGTCGTAAGAGCCCCTGTAGCCAGACTATTAGGCTTGGTAGATCTATTAAAAACAAATATGATTAAAGATTCTGAAAGAGAAAAAGTATTGGAACTTTTATATGCCTCCGCATCAGACATAGACAATATAACTAAAGATATAGTTGAAAAATCTCAGGTTGTCTTAAAATCAGATTTACCGAATTATCCGGAAACAAAAAAATAG